One Corvus cornix cornix isolate S_Up_H32 chromosome 10, ASM73873v5, whole genome shotgun sequence genomic region harbors:
- the NEDD4 gene encoding E3 ubiquitin-protein ligase NEDD4 isoform X6, translating to MERPYTFKDFVLHPRSHKSRVKGHLRLKMTYLPKTSGSEEETTEQAEELEPGWIILDQPEAASQPQQQQQESPPLPAGWEERQDILGRTYYVNHEFRRTQWKRPTAQDSVAVADLGSVQLEAQHVFAHRRQISEDTENADNRDSPESWEIITEDEATMYSSQNIQIPLSQSSCDIQTHLAEELSNRLTTSGSSATGQSTAYTSHSSRRGSLQTYRLEEQPAHPVLLPTSSGLPPGWEERQDEKGRSYYIDHNSRTTTWIKPVVQTAVETSQVSAAQSISMGRQPQATSSDSSQQSSHQQPEMEQGFLPKGWEVRHAPNGRPFFIDHNTKTTTWEDPRLKVSAHPKRKTSLDPVDLGPLPPGWEERTHTDGRIFFINHNTKRTQWEDPRLQNVAITGPAVPYSRDYKRKYEFFRKKLKKQSDIPNRFEMKIHRTTILEDSYRRIIAVKRADFLKARLWIEFDGEKGLDYGGVAREWFFLLSKEMFNPYYGLFEYSATDNYTLQINPNSGLCNEDHLSYFKFIGRVAGMAVYHGKLLDAFFIRPFYKMMLQKPITLHDMESVDSEYYNSLRWILENDPTELDLRFIVDEELFGQTHQHELKSGGSEIVVTNKNKRDYIHLVIQWRFVSRVQKQMTAFKEGFFELIPQDLIKIFDENELELLMCGLGDVDVADWKLHTKYKNGYNINHQVIQWFWKAVLMMDSEKRIRLLQFVTGTSRVPMNGFAELYGSNGPQLFTVEQWGTPEKLPRAHTCFNRLDLPPYDSFEDLWDKLLLAIENTQGFDGVD from the exons ATGGAGAGACCATATACATTTAAGGATTTTGTTCTTCATCCAAGAAG ccaTAAATCAAGAGTTAAAGGCCACCTTAGATTAAAAATGACTTACTTACCTAAAACCAGTGGATCCGAAGAAGAAACCACAGAACAGGCTGAAGAATTAGAG CCTGGGTGGATTATATTGGACCAACCAGAGGCTGCTAGCCagccacaacagcagcagcaggaatctCCTCCACTGCCTGCAGGCTGGGAAGAAAGACAAGACATCCTTGGCAGGACCTACTATGTCAATCATGAATTCAGAAGAACACAGTGGAAAAGACCAACTGCACA GGACAGTGTGGCGGTCGCAGATCTTGGCAGTGTGCAGCTGGAGGCCCAGCACGTGTTCGCTCACCGGCGACAGATATCAGAGGATACAGAAAACGCAGACAACAGGGATTCCCCcgag agcTGGGAAATTATAACTGAAGACGAGGCAACAATGTACAGCAGTCAGAACATTCAAATACCTCTCTCGCAAAGTAGTTGTGATATACAGACTCATCTTGCAGAAGAATTGAGTAACAGACTTACTACCTCTGGAAGTTCAGCTACTGGCCAGTCAACAGCCTacact AGCCATTCCAGCAGAAGAGGTAGTCTGCAAACATACAGACTTGAAGAGCAGCCTGCACATCCAGTG TTACTGCCTACTTCATCTGGATTACCCCCAGGCTGGGAAGAACGACaagatgaaaaaggaaggtCATATTATATAGATCACAATTCTAGAACCACTACCTGGATAAAACCAGTTGTACAG ACTGCTGTGGAAACAAGTCAGGTGTCAGCTGCACAAAGTATTTCTATGGGAAGACAGCCACAAGCAACATCAAGTGATTCATCACAACAGTCTTCTCATCAGCAGCCTGAAATGGAGCAAGGATTTCTCCCTAAGGGCTGGGAAGTCCGACATGCACCCAATGGGAGACCATTCTTTATTGACCACAATACCAAAACCACAACATGG gaAGATCCAAGACTGAAAGTTTCTGCTCATCCGAAGAGAAAGACTTCCCTAGACCCAGTAGACCTGGGCCCATTACCA CCAGGGTGGGAAGAGAGAACTCATACAGACGGAAGAATATTCTTCATAAACCACA ATACAAAGAGAACACAGTGGGAGGATCCTCGACTGCAGAATGTGGCAATAACTGGTCCA gCTGTGCCTTACTCCAGGGACTATAAGCGGAAGTATGaattcttcagaaagaaattgaagaaaCAG AGTGATATTCCAAATaggtttgaaatgaaaattcatcGCACAACTATCCTTGAAGATTCTTATAGAAGAATTATAGCTGTAAAGAGAGCAGATTTCCTTAAAGCAAGACTTTGGATTGAATTTGATGGTGAAAAAGGTTTAGACTATGGAGGAGTGGCCAGGGAATggttcttccttctctccaaagAAATGTTTAATCCTTATTATGGATTGTTTGAATATTCAGCTAC AGATAACTATACTCTGCAGATCAATCCAAACTCTGGACTTTGCAATGAGGATCATCTCTCTTATTTCAAGTTTATAGGTCGTGTGGCTGGAATGGCTGTTTACCATGGCAAACTTTTGGATG ccttttttattCGTCCTTTTTACAAGATGATGCTCCAAAAACCAATAACACTACATGATATGGAGTCTGTG GATAGTGAATATTACAATTCTCTGAGATGGATTCTTGAAAATGATCCAACAGAACTGGACCTCAGATTCATTGTTGATGAAGAGCTTTTTGGTCAG ACCCATCAACATGAACTGAAAAGTGGTGGATCAGAAATAGTTGTCACCAACAAGAACAAGAGAGACTACATTCA tcTTGTAATTCAGTGGAGATTTGTGAGCAGAGTACAGAAACAAATGACAGCCTTTAAAGAg GGCTTTTTTGAACTAATACCACAGGATCTGATTAAAATTTTTGATGAAAATGAGCTAGAG TTATTAATGTGTGGATTGGGAGATGTGGACGTGGCTGATTGGAAACTacacacaaaatacaaaaacGGCTACAACATAAACCACCAAGTAATACAATGGTTCTGGAAG GCAGTCTTAATGATGGACTCTGAAAAGAGAATAAGATTACTTCAGTTTGTTACTGGCACATCACGTGTTCCCATGAATGGGTTTGCTGAGCTGTATG GTTCAAATGGACCACAGTTGTTCACAGTTGAGCAGTGGGGTACCCCTGAAAAACTGCCAAGAGCTCATACCTG ctttaatCGCTTGGATTTGCCTCCATATGACTCGTTTGAAGATTTATGGGATAAACTTCTTCTAGCGATTGAAAACACTCAGGGTTTTGATGGGGTTGATTAA
- the NEDD4 gene encoding E3 ubiquitin-protein ligase NEDD4 isoform X1 → MARRLRLHFATPRSNTDPLSETSEDVLDSNNCMYFQKSQNSAPSVTQVKLTPRQAAYAPVVQQVINQEKSTTISSLQIKKSSSLHISLQSRKQSGCSGFGDAVAAGEDTSFIGIGSEGSCGAGTVADHRSNDSLLSNAALGRGSLSSIAASDSGSFSSAGSDYGSCASTTSDGGSYSNSVISDSGSGTLWTNDSTFCSSVAYGDSSSRSTANKCNPSRSNSSQEMLYRSNTTFDQDALSVRKKTKIPLRRCSSLVIFPRSPSSTPPASPVSSGQLPHRGTYQTSHKLIVSPSELAQKEDQTISKGFLSTAVNGLRLSKTVCSSSEVRDIRPLYLNASLQDKSQILNGPQQATCEEVPDGFSCVSVHLTQRSFASSSEMVNGSCSPELNLNSGAKYPHLKLERSASACLPSKTDSEYQININELGRPNAQMSKTHHILQRSVSLEGSRQKVSCCLSSLKYKCHSARTSQLHIQFKAGNEGKTTGVRKRNGTSKREMSGTLWRPHKTRDDFLGQVDIPLYQLPTENPSMERPYTFKDFVLHPRSHKSRVKGHLRLKMTYLPKTSGSEEETTEQAEELEPGWIILDQPEAASQPQQQQQESPPLPAGWEERQDILGRTYYVNHEFRRTQWKRPTAQDSVAVADLGSVQLEAQHVFAHRRQISEDTENADNRDSPESWEIITEDEATMYSSQNIQIPLSQSSCDIQTHLAEELSNRLTTSGSSATGQSTAYTSHSSRRGSLQTYRLEEQPAHPVLLPTSSGLPPGWEERQDEKGRSYYIDHNSRTTTWIKPVVQTAVETSQVSAAQSISMGRQPQATSSDSSQQSSHQQPEMEQGFLPKGWEVRHAPNGRPFFIDHNTKTTTWEDPRLKVSAHPKRKTSLDPVDLGPLPPGWEERTHTDGRIFFINHNTKRTQWEDPRLQNVAITGPAVPYSRDYKRKYEFFRKKLKKQSDIPNRFEMKIHRTTILEDSYRRIIAVKRADFLKARLWIEFDGEKGLDYGGVAREWFFLLSKEMFNPYYGLFEYSATDNYTLQINPNSGLCNEDHLSYFKFIGRVAGMAVYHGKLLDAFFIRPFYKMMLQKPITLHDMESVDSEYYNSLRWILENDPTELDLRFIVDEELFGQTHQHELKSGGSEIVVTNKNKRDYIHLVIQWRFVSRVQKQMTAFKEGFFELIPQDLIKIFDENELELLMCGLGDVDVADWKLHTKYKNGYNINHQVIQWFWKAVLMMDSEKRIRLLQFVTGTSRVPMNGFAELYGSNGPQLFTVEQWGTPEKLPRAHTCFNRLDLPPYDSFEDLWDKLLLAIENTQGFDGVD, encoded by the exons ATGGCACGACGGTTAAGATTGCATTTTGCTACCCCAAGAAGCAATACAGATCCATTATCAGAAACCTCTGAAGATGTTTTGGATAGTAATAATTGTATGTACTTCCAAAAATCGCAGAATTCTGCACCTAGTGTTACACAAGTGAAACTAACTCCTAGACAAGCTGCTTATGCACCTGTAGTGCAGCAAGTAATCAATCAAGAGAAAAGCACAACTATTTCTtcactgcaaataaaaaagaGCAGTTCACTGCACATTTCCCTGCAGTCTAGGAAGCAGAGTGGATGTTCTGGGTTTGGtgatgctgtggctgctggtgAAGACACTTCATTCATTGGTATTGGTAGCGAAGGCAGTTGTGGTGCTGGAACTGTGGCTGATCATCGATCTAATGATAGCCTTCTGAGCaatgctgctctgggcagaggCAGCCTCAGCAGCATTGCAGCAAGTGACAGTGGCTCgttcagcagtgctggcagtgacTATGGATCATGTGCAAGTACCACAAGTGATGGAGGTTCATATAGTAACAGTGTCATCAGTGACAGTGGCAGTGGCACTCTTTGGACAAATGACAGTACTTTCTGTAGTAGTGTTGCATATGGTGACTCTTCATCTAGAAGCACGGCAAACAAATGTAATCCCTCCAGGAGCAACTCATCTCAGGAAATGCTTTATAGAAGTAATACTACTTTTGACCAAGATGCTTTGTCAGTgaggaagaaaactaaaattcCATTGCGACGTTGTTCATCACTGGTTATTTTTCCTAGGAGTCCTTCCAGTActcctccagcttctccagtAAGCTCAGGTCAACTACCACATAGAGGCACCTATCAAACATCTCATAAATTAATTGTTTCTCCTAGTGAGCTGGCACAAAAAGAAGATCAAACCATTTCCAAGGGATTCCTTTCAACAGCAGTCAATGGACTTAGACTGTCTAAAACAGTTTGCTCTTCTAGCGAAGTCAGAGACATCCGACCACTTTATTTGAATGCATCATTACAGGACAAAAGTCAAATTTTGAATGGTCCTCAGCAGGCAACTTGTGAAGAAGTACCTGATGGCTTCTCATGTGTTTCAGTTCATCTTACACAAAGATCATTTGCATCAAGCAGTGAAATGGTTAATGGCTCTTGCAGTCCAGAGTTAAATCTGAACTCTGGTGCAAAATACCCTCATTTAAAACTGGAACGTAGCGCATCTGCATGTCTGCCCTCAAAAACAGATTCAGAATATCAGATTAATATAAATGAGCTAGGAAGACCAAATGCACAGATGAGCAAAACTCACCATATTTTACAAAGAAGTGTTTCCTTGGAAGGATCACGTCAAAAAGTTTCTTGCTGCTTATCCAGCCTTAAATACAAGTGTCATAGTGCAAGGACGTCTCAGTTGCACATACAGTTCAAAGCCgggaatgaaggaaaaacaactggtgttaggaaaagaaatggaaccTCTAAAAGGGAAATGTCTGGCACTTTGTGGAGGCCCCATAAG acTCGAGATGATTTTCTTGGACAAGTGGATATTCCTCTTTATCAGTTACcg ACAGAAAATCCAAGTATGGAGAGACCATATACATTTAAGGATTTTGTTCTTCATCCAAGAAG ccaTAAATCAAGAGTTAAAGGCCACCTTAGATTAAAAATGACTTACTTACCTAAAACCAGTGGATCCGAAGAAGAAACCACAGAACAGGCTGAAGAATTAGAG CCTGGGTGGATTATATTGGACCAACCAGAGGCTGCTAGCCagccacaacagcagcagcaggaatctCCTCCACTGCCTGCAGGCTGGGAAGAAAGACAAGACATCCTTGGCAGGACCTACTATGTCAATCATGAATTCAGAAGAACACAGTGGAAAAGACCAACTGCACA GGACAGTGTGGCGGTCGCAGATCTTGGCAGTGTGCAGCTGGAGGCCCAGCACGTGTTCGCTCACCGGCGACAGATATCAGAGGATACAGAAAACGCAGACAACAGGGATTCCCCcgag agcTGGGAAATTATAACTGAAGACGAGGCAACAATGTACAGCAGTCAGAACATTCAAATACCTCTCTCGCAAAGTAGTTGTGATATACAGACTCATCTTGCAGAAGAATTGAGTAACAGACTTACTACCTCTGGAAGTTCAGCTACTGGCCAGTCAACAGCCTacact AGCCATTCCAGCAGAAGAGGTAGTCTGCAAACATACAGACTTGAAGAGCAGCCTGCACATCCAGTG TTACTGCCTACTTCATCTGGATTACCCCCAGGCTGGGAAGAACGACaagatgaaaaaggaaggtCATATTATATAGATCACAATTCTAGAACCACTACCTGGATAAAACCAGTTGTACAG ACTGCTGTGGAAACAAGTCAGGTGTCAGCTGCACAAAGTATTTCTATGGGAAGACAGCCACAAGCAACATCAAGTGATTCATCACAACAGTCTTCTCATCAGCAGCCTGAAATGGAGCAAGGATTTCTCCCTAAGGGCTGGGAAGTCCGACATGCACCCAATGGGAGACCATTCTTTATTGACCACAATACCAAAACCACAACATGG gaAGATCCAAGACTGAAAGTTTCTGCTCATCCGAAGAGAAAGACTTCCCTAGACCCAGTAGACCTGGGCCCATTACCA CCAGGGTGGGAAGAGAGAACTCATACAGACGGAAGAATATTCTTCATAAACCACA ATACAAAGAGAACACAGTGGGAGGATCCTCGACTGCAGAATGTGGCAATAACTGGTCCA gCTGTGCCTTACTCCAGGGACTATAAGCGGAAGTATGaattcttcagaaagaaattgaagaaaCAG AGTGATATTCCAAATaggtttgaaatgaaaattcatcGCACAACTATCCTTGAAGATTCTTATAGAAGAATTATAGCTGTAAAGAGAGCAGATTTCCTTAAAGCAAGACTTTGGATTGAATTTGATGGTGAAAAAGGTTTAGACTATGGAGGAGTGGCCAGGGAATggttcttccttctctccaaagAAATGTTTAATCCTTATTATGGATTGTTTGAATATTCAGCTAC AGATAACTATACTCTGCAGATCAATCCAAACTCTGGACTTTGCAATGAGGATCATCTCTCTTATTTCAAGTTTATAGGTCGTGTGGCTGGAATGGCTGTTTACCATGGCAAACTTTTGGATG ccttttttattCGTCCTTTTTACAAGATGATGCTCCAAAAACCAATAACACTACATGATATGGAGTCTGTG GATAGTGAATATTACAATTCTCTGAGATGGATTCTTGAAAATGATCCAACAGAACTGGACCTCAGATTCATTGTTGATGAAGAGCTTTTTGGTCAG ACCCATCAACATGAACTGAAAAGTGGTGGATCAGAAATAGTTGTCACCAACAAGAACAAGAGAGACTACATTCA tcTTGTAATTCAGTGGAGATTTGTGAGCAGAGTACAGAAACAAATGACAGCCTTTAAAGAg GGCTTTTTTGAACTAATACCACAGGATCTGATTAAAATTTTTGATGAAAATGAGCTAGAG TTATTAATGTGTGGATTGGGAGATGTGGACGTGGCTGATTGGAAACTacacacaaaatacaaaaacGGCTACAACATAAACCACCAAGTAATACAATGGTTCTGGAAG GCAGTCTTAATGATGGACTCTGAAAAGAGAATAAGATTACTTCAGTTTGTTACTGGCACATCACGTGTTCCCATGAATGGGTTTGCTGAGCTGTATG GTTCAAATGGACCACAGTTGTTCACAGTTGAGCAGTGGGGTACCCCTGAAAAACTGCCAAGAGCTCATACCTG ctttaatCGCTTGGATTTGCCTCCATATGACTCGTTTGAAGATTTATGGGATAAACTTCTTCTAGCGATTGAAAACACTCAGGGTTTTGATGGGGTTGATTAA
- the NEDD4 gene encoding E3 ubiquitin-protein ligase NEDD4 isoform X2, whose protein sequence is MARRLRLHFATPRSNTDPLSETSEDVLDSNNCMYFQKSQNSAPSVTQVKLTPRQAAYAPVVQQVINQEKSTTISSLQIKKSSSLHISLQSRKQSGCSGFGDAVAAGEDTSFIGIGSEGSCGAGTVADHRSNDSLLSNAALGRGSLSSIAASDSGSFSSAGSDYGSCASTTSDGGSYSNSVISDSGSGTLWTNDSTFCSSVAYGDSSSRSTANKCNPSRSNSSQEMLYRSNTTFDQDALSVRKKTKIPLRRCSSLVIFPRSPSSTPPASPVSSGQLPHRGTYQTSHKLIVSPSELAQKEDQTISKGFLSTAVNGLRLSKTVCSSSEVRDIRPLYLNASLQDKSQILNGPQQATCEEVPDGFSCVSVHLTQRSFASSSEMVNGSCSPELNLNSGAKYPHLKLERSASACLPSKTDSEYQININELGRPNAQMSKTHHILQRSVSLEGSRQKVSCCLSSLKYKCHSARTSQLHIQFKAGNEGKTTGVRKRNGTSKREMSGTLWRPHKTENPSMERPYTFKDFVLHPRSHKSRVKGHLRLKMTYLPKTSGSEEETTEQAEELEPGWIILDQPEAASQPQQQQQESPPLPAGWEERQDILGRTYYVNHEFRRTQWKRPTAQDSVAVADLGSVQLEAQHVFAHRRQISEDTENADNRDSPESWEIITEDEATMYSSQNIQIPLSQSSCDIQTHLAEELSNRLTTSGSSATGQSTAYTSHSSRRGSLQTYRLEEQPAHPVLLPTSSGLPPGWEERQDEKGRSYYIDHNSRTTTWIKPVVQTAVETSQVSAAQSISMGRQPQATSSDSSQQSSHQQPEMEQGFLPKGWEVRHAPNGRPFFIDHNTKTTTWEDPRLKVSAHPKRKTSLDPVDLGPLPPGWEERTHTDGRIFFINHNTKRTQWEDPRLQNVAITGPAVPYSRDYKRKYEFFRKKLKKQSDIPNRFEMKIHRTTILEDSYRRIIAVKRADFLKARLWIEFDGEKGLDYGGVAREWFFLLSKEMFNPYYGLFEYSATDNYTLQINPNSGLCNEDHLSYFKFIGRVAGMAVYHGKLLDAFFIRPFYKMMLQKPITLHDMESVDSEYYNSLRWILENDPTELDLRFIVDEELFGQTHQHELKSGGSEIVVTNKNKRDYIHLVIQWRFVSRVQKQMTAFKEGFFELIPQDLIKIFDENELELLMCGLGDVDVADWKLHTKYKNGYNINHQVIQWFWKAVLMMDSEKRIRLLQFVTGTSRVPMNGFAELYGSNGPQLFTVEQWGTPEKLPRAHTCFNRLDLPPYDSFEDLWDKLLLAIENTQGFDGVD, encoded by the exons ATGGCACGACGGTTAAGATTGCATTTTGCTACCCCAAGAAGCAATACAGATCCATTATCAGAAACCTCTGAAGATGTTTTGGATAGTAATAATTGTATGTACTTCCAAAAATCGCAGAATTCTGCACCTAGTGTTACACAAGTGAAACTAACTCCTAGACAAGCTGCTTATGCACCTGTAGTGCAGCAAGTAATCAATCAAGAGAAAAGCACAACTATTTCTtcactgcaaataaaaaagaGCAGTTCACTGCACATTTCCCTGCAGTCTAGGAAGCAGAGTGGATGTTCTGGGTTTGGtgatgctgtggctgctggtgAAGACACTTCATTCATTGGTATTGGTAGCGAAGGCAGTTGTGGTGCTGGAACTGTGGCTGATCATCGATCTAATGATAGCCTTCTGAGCaatgctgctctgggcagaggCAGCCTCAGCAGCATTGCAGCAAGTGACAGTGGCTCgttcagcagtgctggcagtgacTATGGATCATGTGCAAGTACCACAAGTGATGGAGGTTCATATAGTAACAGTGTCATCAGTGACAGTGGCAGTGGCACTCTTTGGACAAATGACAGTACTTTCTGTAGTAGTGTTGCATATGGTGACTCTTCATCTAGAAGCACGGCAAACAAATGTAATCCCTCCAGGAGCAACTCATCTCAGGAAATGCTTTATAGAAGTAATACTACTTTTGACCAAGATGCTTTGTCAGTgaggaagaaaactaaaattcCATTGCGACGTTGTTCATCACTGGTTATTTTTCCTAGGAGTCCTTCCAGTActcctccagcttctccagtAAGCTCAGGTCAACTACCACATAGAGGCACCTATCAAACATCTCATAAATTAATTGTTTCTCCTAGTGAGCTGGCACAAAAAGAAGATCAAACCATTTCCAAGGGATTCCTTTCAACAGCAGTCAATGGACTTAGACTGTCTAAAACAGTTTGCTCTTCTAGCGAAGTCAGAGACATCCGACCACTTTATTTGAATGCATCATTACAGGACAAAAGTCAAATTTTGAATGGTCCTCAGCAGGCAACTTGTGAAGAAGTACCTGATGGCTTCTCATGTGTTTCAGTTCATCTTACACAAAGATCATTTGCATCAAGCAGTGAAATGGTTAATGGCTCTTGCAGTCCAGAGTTAAATCTGAACTCTGGTGCAAAATACCCTCATTTAAAACTGGAACGTAGCGCATCTGCATGTCTGCCCTCAAAAACAGATTCAGAATATCAGATTAATATAAATGAGCTAGGAAGACCAAATGCACAGATGAGCAAAACTCACCATATTTTACAAAGAAGTGTTTCCTTGGAAGGATCACGTCAAAAAGTTTCTTGCTGCTTATCCAGCCTTAAATACAAGTGTCATAGTGCAAGGACGTCTCAGTTGCACATACAGTTCAAAGCCgggaatgaaggaaaaacaactggtgttaggaaaagaaatggaaccTCTAAAAGGGAAATGTCTGGCACTTTGTGGAGGCCCCATAAG ACAGAAAATCCAAGTATGGAGAGACCATATACATTTAAGGATTTTGTTCTTCATCCAAGAAG ccaTAAATCAAGAGTTAAAGGCCACCTTAGATTAAAAATGACTTACTTACCTAAAACCAGTGGATCCGAAGAAGAAACCACAGAACAGGCTGAAGAATTAGAG CCTGGGTGGATTATATTGGACCAACCAGAGGCTGCTAGCCagccacaacagcagcagcaggaatctCCTCCACTGCCTGCAGGCTGGGAAGAAAGACAAGACATCCTTGGCAGGACCTACTATGTCAATCATGAATTCAGAAGAACACAGTGGAAAAGACCAACTGCACA GGACAGTGTGGCGGTCGCAGATCTTGGCAGTGTGCAGCTGGAGGCCCAGCACGTGTTCGCTCACCGGCGACAGATATCAGAGGATACAGAAAACGCAGACAACAGGGATTCCCCcgag agcTGGGAAATTATAACTGAAGACGAGGCAACAATGTACAGCAGTCAGAACATTCAAATACCTCTCTCGCAAAGTAGTTGTGATATACAGACTCATCTTGCAGAAGAATTGAGTAACAGACTTACTACCTCTGGAAGTTCAGCTACTGGCCAGTCAACAGCCTacact AGCCATTCCAGCAGAAGAGGTAGTCTGCAAACATACAGACTTGAAGAGCAGCCTGCACATCCAGTG TTACTGCCTACTTCATCTGGATTACCCCCAGGCTGGGAAGAACGACaagatgaaaaaggaaggtCATATTATATAGATCACAATTCTAGAACCACTACCTGGATAAAACCAGTTGTACAG ACTGCTGTGGAAACAAGTCAGGTGTCAGCTGCACAAAGTATTTCTATGGGAAGACAGCCACAAGCAACATCAAGTGATTCATCACAACAGTCTTCTCATCAGCAGCCTGAAATGGAGCAAGGATTTCTCCCTAAGGGCTGGGAAGTCCGACATGCACCCAATGGGAGACCATTCTTTATTGACCACAATACCAAAACCACAACATGG gaAGATCCAAGACTGAAAGTTTCTGCTCATCCGAAGAGAAAGACTTCCCTAGACCCAGTAGACCTGGGCCCATTACCA CCAGGGTGGGAAGAGAGAACTCATACAGACGGAAGAATATTCTTCATAAACCACA ATACAAAGAGAACACAGTGGGAGGATCCTCGACTGCAGAATGTGGCAATAACTGGTCCA gCTGTGCCTTACTCCAGGGACTATAAGCGGAAGTATGaattcttcagaaagaaattgaagaaaCAG AGTGATATTCCAAATaggtttgaaatgaaaattcatcGCACAACTATCCTTGAAGATTCTTATAGAAGAATTATAGCTGTAAAGAGAGCAGATTTCCTTAAAGCAAGACTTTGGATTGAATTTGATGGTGAAAAAGGTTTAGACTATGGAGGAGTGGCCAGGGAATggttcttccttctctccaaagAAATGTTTAATCCTTATTATGGATTGTTTGAATATTCAGCTAC AGATAACTATACTCTGCAGATCAATCCAAACTCTGGACTTTGCAATGAGGATCATCTCTCTTATTTCAAGTTTATAGGTCGTGTGGCTGGAATGGCTGTTTACCATGGCAAACTTTTGGATG ccttttttattCGTCCTTTTTACAAGATGATGCTCCAAAAACCAATAACACTACATGATATGGAGTCTGTG GATAGTGAATATTACAATTCTCTGAGATGGATTCTTGAAAATGATCCAACAGAACTGGACCTCAGATTCATTGTTGATGAAGAGCTTTTTGGTCAG ACCCATCAACATGAACTGAAAAGTGGTGGATCAGAAATAGTTGTCACCAACAAGAACAAGAGAGACTACATTCA tcTTGTAATTCAGTGGAGATTTGTGAGCAGAGTACAGAAACAAATGACAGCCTTTAAAGAg GGCTTTTTTGAACTAATACCACAGGATCTGATTAAAATTTTTGATGAAAATGAGCTAGAG TTATTAATGTGTGGATTGGGAGATGTGGACGTGGCTGATTGGAAACTacacacaaaatacaaaaacGGCTACAACATAAACCACCAAGTAATACAATGGTTCTGGAAG GCAGTCTTAATGATGGACTCTGAAAAGAGAATAAGATTACTTCAGTTTGTTACTGGCACATCACGTGTTCCCATGAATGGGTTTGCTGAGCTGTATG GTTCAAATGGACCACAGTTGTTCACAGTTGAGCAGTGGGGTACCCCTGAAAAACTGCCAAGAGCTCATACCTG ctttaatCGCTTGGATTTGCCTCCATATGACTCGTTTGAAGATTTATGGGATAAACTTCTTCTAGCGATTGAAAACACTCAGGGTTTTGATGGGGTTGATTAA